Proteins encoded in a region of the Armatimonadota bacterium genome:
- a CDS encoding SCO family protein → MRAVGLTLALGLGLSVAAHAQFYGNYRDVSPPGSRRVAVSDAGVNVRVDQRLNEFVPTDTEFKDEYGRSVKLQRYFSDKPVVILPIFYKCPGICETELFGLIDSLKGFKKDFAGREFTVVILGIDPNEGADLAADKKDTAIAAYMGASSDKARRAFAETGWHFLTGDLKNIRRVTDALGFKFTFDETNGTIVHPSGLMVLTPSGKISRYFLSTDYPQQLLLDAIRKAGKEEIGARDDRPFFLACIEVDPLTGQKTLNILNVLKTMGVVTVLALGGAIFLWNRNYRAAQGGNV, encoded by the coding sequence GTGAGGGCCGTCGGCCTGACTCTCGCACTCGGGCTAGGGCTTTCGGTCGCGGCCCACGCCCAGTTCTACGGCAACTACCGCGACGTGTCGCCCCCTGGGAGCCGGCGCGTCGCCGTGTCCGACGCCGGTGTGAACGTCCGGGTCGATCAGCGACTGAACGAGTTCGTACCGACCGACACCGAGTTCAAGGACGAGTACGGACGGAGCGTCAAGCTCCAGCGGTACTTCAGCGACAAGCCCGTCGTCATCCTTCCGATCTTCTATAAGTGTCCTGGAATCTGCGAAACCGAGCTGTTCGGGCTTATCGATAGCCTGAAGGGGTTCAAAAAGGACTTCGCAGGACGAGAGTTCACGGTCGTCATCCTCGGGATCGATCCGAACGAAGGAGCCGACCTGGCCGCAGACAAGAAGGACACGGCGATCGCGGCCTACATGGGCGCTTCGTCGGACAAGGCCCGACGTGCGTTCGCCGAAACAGGCTGGCACTTTCTGACGGGCGACCTCAAGAACATCCGCCGGGTCACCGACGCCCTCGGGTTCAAATTCACGTTCGACGAGACGAACGGGACGATCGTGCACCCGTCCGGCCTGATGGTCTTGACGCCGAGCGGGAAGATTAGCCGCTATTTCCTCTCGACGGACTACCCGCAGCAGCTCTTGCTGGACGCGATCCGCAAGGCCGGAAAGGAAGAGATCGGGGCCCGTGACGACCGTCCGTTCTTCTTGGCCTGTATCGAAGTCGACCCCTTGACGGGTCAAAAGACGCTGAACATCCTCAATGTCTTGAAGACGATGGGCGTCGTCACGGTTTTGGCCTTGGGCGGTGCGATCTTCCTTTGGAACCGCAACTATAGGGCCGCGCAAGGAGGCAACGTATGA
- the coxB gene encoding cytochrome c oxidase subunit II yields MNLNVLKYFPVMPEQASDNAFTYDLIFWWITLLAVFFATVVIILVGFLALKYRRGSTADRRNPIDHSKTLEYLFIGVPTVLALFTFWWSMNEYIKYRTMPKDGIEVYVVGKQWMWHLQHTNGVRENNKVHIPVDTNVKFTMISQDVIHAFYLPEFRAQFHVVPGRYTELYIKPKRTGTFRMLCAMHCGTQHSEMVGQVVVMSKKDYAEWLANGGDDKDVAMNPVEAGKKIWDSKNCGSCHASVDTTRGPSLVGIFGKARPLEDGTQVADSTYVRDSILTPWRRITKGYDPTMPAYQGQLVEDDILSLIAYIKSLSNTGAPGAKAPYAPTAPGGKKNLSGSGPNSTERTNASGSAGMTQFEEGASKQ; encoded by the coding sequence ATGAACCTGAACGTGCTGAAGTACTTCCCGGTCATGCCGGAGCAAGCGTCCGACAACGCTTTCACTTACGACTTGATCTTCTGGTGGATCACTCTGCTCGCGGTGTTCTTCGCGACCGTGGTCATCATTCTCGTCGGGTTCCTGGCGCTGAAGTACCGACGCGGGTCGACCGCCGACCGGCGCAACCCGATCGACCACAGCAAGACCCTGGAGTACCTCTTCATCGGCGTCCCCACCGTCTTGGCCCTGTTCACGTTCTGGTGGAGCATGAACGAGTACATCAAGTACCGGACCATGCCGAAGGACGGCATCGAGGTCTACGTCGTGGGCAAGCAGTGGATGTGGCACCTGCAGCACACCAACGGCGTGCGGGAGAACAACAAAGTCCACATCCCTGTGGACACGAACGTCAAGTTCACGATGATCTCTCAGGACGTCATCCACGCGTTCTATCTCCCCGAGTTCCGCGCCCAGTTCCACGTCGTCCCGGGCCGCTATACCGAGCTCTACATTAAGCCGAAGAGGACGGGCACCTTCCGAATGCTGTGTGCGATGCACTGCGGCACCCAGCACTCGGAGATGGTCGGCCAAGTCGTCGTCATGTCGAAAAAGGACTACGCGGAGTGGCTGGCCAACGGAGGCGACGACAAGGACGTCGCGATGAATCCGGTCGAGGCGGGCAAGAAGATCTGGGACAGCAAGAACTGCGGCAGTTGCCACGCGTCGGTGGACACGACCCGCGGCCCCTCGCTCGTCGGCATCTTCGGAAAAGCCCGGCCGCTGGAAGACGGGACTCAGGTCGCGGACTCCACTTATGTCCGGGACTCCATCCTCACCCCCTGGCGAAGGATCACAAAAGGATACGACCCCACCATGCCGGCCTATCAAGGCCAATTGGTCGAGGACGACATCCTGAGCCTGATCGCCTACATCAAGTCGCTCTCGAACACGGGCGCCCCCGGGGCCAAAGCGCCATATGCGCCGACGGCACCTGGCGGGAAGAAGAATCTGTCGGGCAGCGGCCCGAACTCCACAGAAAGGACCAACGCAAGCGGATCAGCAGGAATGACACAGTTTGAGGAAGGAGCAAGCAAACAGTGA
- a CDS encoding cbb3-type cytochrome c oxidase subunit I — MLTKDHKRIAVLYLISVTFMFLLGGLAAGLVRLELTSPHGQLFTSEQYNKLFSAHGIVMVFFVIIPGIPAILGNFVLPLMIGARDLAFPRLNLLSWYLYVLGAIIVLTSFILGGVDAGWTFYTPLSSLYSNSQITLCLLGLFMAGFSSILTGLNFVATVHKMRAPGLTWFKMPLFIWAQYATSLIMLLGTPVVAITLVLVILERTLKFGIFSPELGGDPVLFQHLFWFYSHPAVYIMILPSMGVISELVACFSRRRVFGYEFVAFSSIGIAAIGFLIWGHHMYISSQSTLQNIVFSLLTLIVAVPSAVKTFNWSMTMYKGSVQFTTPMVYVFGFLGLFLVGGLTGPYLGAVAADVHLTGTYFVVAHFHYIMVGGAIMGLLGGLHFWWPKMFGKMYSEFWGKLTALVVFVGFNFTFFPQFILGYLGMPRRYHYYYFAPEWQVYNIMSTAGATVLGIGYLLPMFYLTASLIKGKDAGPNPWGAKGIEWEHADSPPDPHNFHHTVVVTEPPYNYDAIQDNDEFRKKWGAPPVTYKEDNV, encoded by the coding sequence TTGTTGACGAAGGACCATAAACGGATCGCTGTCCTGTACCTGATCAGCGTCACGTTCATGTTCCTGCTCGGCGGTCTCGCCGCCGGCCTGGTGCGTCTGGAACTGACCTCGCCCCACGGTCAACTGTTCACGTCCGAGCAGTACAACAAGCTGTTCAGCGCGCACGGCATCGTGATGGTGTTCTTCGTCATCATCCCTGGCATACCGGCGATCCTCGGCAACTTCGTGCTGCCGTTGATGATCGGGGCCAGAGACCTTGCGTTCCCAAGGCTGAACCTGCTCAGTTGGTACCTCTACGTCCTAGGGGCGATCATCGTCCTGACCTCCTTCATCTTGGGAGGCGTCGATGCGGGCTGGACGTTCTATACGCCGCTCTCCAGCCTTTACTCCAACTCTCAGATCACCCTGTGCCTGCTCGGCCTGTTCATGGCCGGGTTCTCCTCGATCCTCACCGGTCTGAACTTCGTGGCCACCGTGCACAAGATGCGCGCACCGGGGCTGACGTGGTTCAAGATGCCGCTCTTCATCTGGGCCCAATACGCCACGAGCCTGATCATGCTGCTCGGCACGCCCGTCGTCGCGATCACCTTGGTGCTCGTCATCCTCGAGCGGACGCTCAAGTTCGGCATCTTCAGCCCGGAACTCGGCGGCGACCCGGTGCTCTTCCAGCACCTGTTCTGGTTCTATTCGCACCCGGCCGTTTACATCATGATCCTGCCATCGATGGGCGTCATCAGCGAACTGGTGGCGTGCTTCTCGAGGCGGCGCGTCTTCGGCTATGAGTTCGTCGCCTTCTCGAGCATCGGTATCGCCGCGATCGGGTTCTTGATCTGGGGCCACCACATGTACATCAGCAGCCAGTCGACGTTGCAGAACATCGTGTTCTCGCTCCTGACACTGATCGTTGCCGTACCGTCCGCGGTCAAGACCTTCAACTGGTCGATGACCATGTACAAAGGCTCTGTCCAGTTCACGACGCCGATGGTCTACGTGTTCGGCTTCTTAGGGCTCTTCCTGGTGGGCGGCCTGACAGGCCCGTACCTCGGCGCTGTGGCCGCCGACGTCCACTTGACCGGGACGTACTTCGTCGTCGCCCACTTCCACTACATCATGGTCGGCGGCGCGATCATGGGGCTCCTCGGAGGCCTCCACTTCTGGTGGCCGAAGATGTTCGGCAAGATGTACTCCGAGTTCTGGGGCAAACTGACGGCCTTGGTCGTCTTCGTCGGGTTCAACTTCACGTTCTTCCCGCAGTTCATCCTCGGATACCTCGGCATGCCTCGCCGCTACCACTACTACTATTTCGCACCGGAGTGGCAGGTGTACAACATCATGTCCACGGCCGGTGCCACGGTCCTCGGTATCGGCTACCTGTTGCCGATGTTCTATCTGACCGCCTCGTTGATCAAGGGTAAGGACGCCGGACCGAACCCGTGGGGCGCCAAAGGGATCGAATGGGAGCACGCCGATTCGCCGCCGGACCCGCATAACTTCCATCACACCGTGGTCGTCACCGAACCGCCGTACAACTACGACGCGATCCAGGACAACGACGAGTTCCGGAAGAAGTGGGGCGCCCCACCGGTCACCTACAAGGAGGACAACGTCTAA
- a CDS encoding cytochrome c oxidase subunit 3 family protein, producing the protein MAAHAHAGTVDPNAPVVYEQYESIDQQQETYILGMWAFLVTEVMMFGALFLIYTLYRWGFKGEFFIYHEELNWWLGGINTMNLLTSSYLMAKAVRHAQLNETRKQLQSLWLVVVCGLIFLVIKGFEYAPKFQHHLFPNNTFHWPPEPGIGGSPEHARIFYSLYFSMTGLHGVHVLVGMIIIATLAIMVKKKAKVITDYIPTEMVGLYWHFVDLVWIFLYPLFYLIPK; encoded by the coding sequence ATGGCCGCCCACGCGCACGCCGGAACCGTCGACCCGAACGCGCCTGTCGTCTACGAACAGTACGAATCGATCGACCAGCAACAGGAGACGTACATCCTCGGGATGTGGGCGTTCCTCGTGACCGAAGTCATGATGTTCGGCGCCCTGTTCCTCATTTACACCCTGTACCGATGGGGCTTCAAAGGCGAGTTCTTCATCTACCACGAGGAGCTGAACTGGTGGCTCGGCGGCATCAACACGATGAACCTGCTCACCAGTTCGTACCTGATGGCCAAAGCCGTCCGGCACGCCCAGCTCAACGAGACCCGAAAGCAGCTCCAGTCGCTCTGGCTGGTCGTCGTCTGCGGCTTGATCTTCTTGGTCATTAAAGGGTTCGAGTACGCGCCGAAGTTTCAACACCACCTGTTCCCGAACAACACCTTCCACTGGCCGCCAGAGCCAGGGATCGGCGGGAGCCCGGAGCACGCCCGGATCTTCTACTCGCTGTACTTCTCCATGACGGGCCTGCACGGCGTGCACGTCCTCGTCGGAATGATCATCATCGCCACGCTCGCGATCATGGTCAAGAAGAAGGCCAAGGTCATCACGGACTACATCCCGACAGAAATGGTGGGCCTGTACTGGCACTTCGTCGACCTCGTCTGGATCTTCCTCTACCCGCTGTTCTATCTCATCCCTAAGTAG
- a CDS encoding UvrD-helicase domain-containing protein: MTAAFDVTSLNPEQREAVQWPGGPLMVFAGAGSGKTRVITCRISRLIAEGCPPGRILAVTFTNKAAREMKERIVEMAGPQASGLWMGTFHSVCAKLLRIDGAAIGLDPNFVIYDDGDQVSLVKEILKQRGIDDKSVQPRGVLNEISRAKERLIGPERYERESAGFFEKIVAQVYRDYNAALARANALDFDDILMKAVRLFEQAEHVREKYQDRFLHVLVDEYQDVNFAQYQLASLLSAKHRNITIVGDDDQSIYAWRGADVSLMMRFSSDHPDAKVVTLSQNYRSTKKILDAAYHVIRHNRGRADKKLWTENVSGEPITVSEAGTEQDEAMQIADVVLREVRSGRRGWGDFAVLYRTNAQSRVLEEAFLTMRIPHVLIGGQRFYERKEIKDAIAYLRLVLNPVDDVSVRRVVNVPARGVGATTLKSLDTWAAARSASLWQAMTDTAVQQELAKKTLSGVRAFTGLIEDAAHLAQAGPVTPVLKHVLDRSGYLEELRAQRDDDSVSRLENLQELVNVTAEYDESADGPSLGGFLENVALIADVDSLNESGEAVTLMTLHSSKGLEFPVVFLIGLEEGVFPHSRSMSSDTELEEERRLAYVGMTRAREELHLTHATRRSLYGQPSFNRRSRFLDDIPNEHVQSLFGSRTSSPPPGLTTVRQMRTGEYAVIEPSRPADAPPRPSWTPPFNVGQKVQHRKFGVGVVVACGPLKNDAEVTVAFPGAVGVKKMVQSLAKLEAV; the protein is encoded by the coding sequence ATGACGGCCGCTTTCGACGTCACTTCCCTCAACCCGGAACAGCGCGAAGCCGTCCAATGGCCGGGCGGCCCTCTCATGGTCTTCGCCGGCGCCGGATCCGGCAAGACCCGCGTCATCACCTGTCGGATCTCGCGCTTGATCGCCGAAGGGTGCCCCCCCGGGCGGATCCTTGCCGTGACGTTTACGAACAAAGCCGCGCGCGAGATGAAGGAACGGATCGTCGAGATGGCCGGGCCTCAAGCGAGCGGACTCTGGATGGGGACGTTCCATTCTGTCTGCGCCAAGCTCCTGCGCATCGACGGCGCAGCGATCGGCCTTGACCCGAACTTCGTCATCTACGACGACGGCGACCAGGTCAGCCTCGTCAAAGAAATCCTCAAACAGCGCGGTATCGACGACAAGTCCGTCCAACCCAGGGGCGTCCTGAACGAGATCAGCCGGGCAAAGGAGCGCTTGATCGGCCCCGAGCGCTATGAACGCGAGTCGGCGGGCTTCTTCGAGAAGATCGTCGCCCAGGTCTATCGAGACTACAACGCCGCGCTCGCTCGGGCGAACGCGCTCGATTTCGACGACATCCTCATGAAGGCCGTCCGGCTGTTCGAACAAGCCGAACACGTCCGGGAGAAGTACCAAGACCGCTTCCTCCACGTCCTCGTCGACGAGTATCAAGACGTCAACTTCGCGCAATACCAGTTGGCGTCGCTCCTCTCGGCCAAGCACCGGAACATCACCATCGTCGGTGACGACGACCAGTCGATCTACGCCTGGCGCGGTGCCGATGTCTCGCTTATGATGCGGTTCAGCAGCGACCACCCGGACGCCAAAGTCGTCACGCTGTCCCAAAACTATCGTTCGACCAAGAAGATCTTGGACGCCGCCTATCACGTGATCCGCCACAACCGGGGACGTGCCGACAAGAAGCTCTGGACGGAAAACGTTTCGGGCGAACCGATCACCGTGAGCGAAGCCGGCACGGAGCAGGACGAGGCGATGCAGATCGCCGACGTCGTTCTCCGCGAAGTCCGCTCCGGAAGACGCGGTTGGGGAGACTTCGCCGTCCTCTATCGGACGAACGCCCAAAGCCGTGTCCTAGAAGAGGCGTTCCTCACGATGCGTATCCCCCATGTGCTCATCGGCGGCCAACGCTTTTACGAGCGCAAAGAGATCAAGGACGCCATCGCCTATCTCCGCCTCGTCTTGAACCCCGTCGACGACGTCTCCGTGCGGCGTGTCGTGAACGTCCCGGCCCGTGGCGTCGGTGCGACCACGTTGAAGAGCTTGGACACATGGGCCGCAGCGCGCTCCGCGAGTTTGTGGCAGGCGATGACGGACACCGCCGTTCAACAGGAGCTCGCGAAGAAGACGCTGTCCGGCGTCCGTGCCTTCACAGGTCTCATCGAGGACGCGGCCCATCTCGCTCAAGCCGGGCCGGTGACGCCCGTGCTCAAACACGTCCTCGACCGGAGCGGCTACCTCGAGGAACTCCGGGCGCAACGGGACGACGATTCGGTCTCGCGCTTAGAAAACCTGCAGGAGTTGGTCAATGTCACGGCCGAATACGACGAGAGCGCGGACGGGCCCTCCTTGGGAGGGTTCCTCGAAAACGTGGCCCTCATCGCCGACGTCGACTCATTGAACGAGTCGGGAGAGGCCGTCACACTCATGACCCTGCACTCGAGCAAAGGCCTGGAGTTCCCTGTCGTCTTCCTGATCGGCCTCGAGGAAGGCGTCTTTCCCCATTCCCGGTCGATGAGTTCCGACACGGAACTCGAAGAGGAGCGACGGCTCGCATATGTCGGGATGACCAGAGCGCGCGAGGAACTCCATCTGACCCACGCCACCCGAAGGTCGCTCTATGGACAGCCGTCGTTCAACCGACGTTCCCGGTTCCTTGACGACATTCCGAACGAGCACGTCCAGTCGCTGTTCGGTTCACGGACGTCGTCTCCACCTCCAGGGTTGACCACCGTCCGCCAGATGCGCACCGGAGAGTACGCGGTCATCGAACCGTCCCGGCCCGCGGACGCGCCGCCACGACCGTCATGGACACCGCCGTTCAACGTCGGCCAAAAAGTCCAGCACCGAAAGTTCGGCGTCGGCGTCGTCGTCGCGTGTGGGCCCCTAAAGAACGATGCCGAAGTCACGGTCGCGTTCCCCGGTGCCGTCGGGGTCAAAAAGATGGTCCAAAGCCTCGCCAAACTGGAGGCGGTCTGA